One segment of Chionomys nivalis chromosome 3, mChiNiv1.1, whole genome shotgun sequence DNA contains the following:
- the Ddx54 gene encoding ATP-dependent RNA helicase DDX54 — protein sequence MAAGRRVGPGPRSRAAMAPWKKKGLRKRRTAASQARDSDSEDGEFEIQAEDDARARKLGPGRALPSFPTSECLSDVEPDTRELVRAQNKKKKKSGGFQSMGLSYPVFKGIMKKGYKVPTPIQRKTIPVILDGKDVVAMARTGSGKTACFLLPMFERLKAHSAQTGARALILSPTRELALQTMKFTKELGKFTGLKTALILGGDKMEDQFAALHENPDVIIATPGRLMHVAVEMNLKLQSVEYVVFDEADRLFEMGFAEQLQEIISRLPGGHQTVLFSATLPKLLVEFARAGLTEPVLIRLDVDTKLNEQLKTSFLLVREDTKAAVLLYLLRNIVRPQDQTVVFVATKHHAEYLMELLTGQGVSCAHIYSALDQTARKINLAKFIHNKCSTLIVTDLAARGLDIPLLDNVINYSFPAKGKLFLHRVGRVARAGRSGTAYSLVAPDEVPYLLDLHLFLGRSVTLAQPHQESSGAVGGDGVLGRVPQSVVDDEDSGLQTALEASLELRSLHRVADNAQQQYVRSRPAPSPESIKRAKELDLAGLGLHPLFSSRFEEGELQRLQLVDSIRNYRTRTTIFEINASSRDPSSQMMRAKRQRDRKAIASFQQGRQERQEGPADPVPQKEPPQQEEEEEDMAENVEDVFTEVVGQKRPKPGPNQGAKRRREEARQRDQEFYVPYRPKDFDSERGLSVGGAGGAFEQQVASAVLDLMGDEAQNMTRGHQQLRWDRKKKRFVGQSGQEDKKKIKTESGRYISSSYKRDLYQKWKQKQKIDDRDSEEEGPFSQRGPGPRRGGKRGHSQGGSLPRGAPKGRMRSELKTKEQILKQRRQAQKQRFLQRGGLKQLSARNRRRAQELRQGAFGRGAPSRKGKMRKRM from the exons ATGGCTGCCGGTAGACGCGTGGGTCCCGGCCCGCGGTCACGTGCCGCCATGGCTCCGTGGAAGAAGAAGGGACTGAGGAAGCGCCGGACTGCGGCTTCCCAGGCACGCGACAGCGACTCGGAGGACGGCGAGTTTGAGATCCAGGCGGAGGATGACGCTCGGGCGCGGAAG CTGGGCCCTGGCAGAGCCTTGCCCTCCTTTCCTACCTCAGAGTGCTTATCAGATGTGGAGCCTGACACCCGGGAGTTGGTACGAGCccagaacaagaaaaagaagaagtctgGCGGCTTCCAGTCCATGG GCTTGAGCTACCCTGTGTTTAAAGGGATCATGAAAAAGGGCTACAAGGTGCCAACGCCCATCCAGAGAAAG ACCATTCCAGTGATCTTGGACGGCAAGGATGTGGTGGCCATGGCTCGAACAGGCAGCGGGAAAACAGCCTGTTTCCTCCTCCCCATGTTTGAGCGGCTGAAGGCGCACAGTGCACAGACAGGAGCCCGGgccctcattctctctcccacGCGAGAGCTGGCCCTGCAGACTATGAAGTTCACCAAAGAG CTGGGCAAGTTCACCGGCCTCAAGACAGCCTTGATCCTGGGTGGGGACAA AATGGAAGACCAGTTTGCGGCTCTGCATGAGAACCCTGACGT AATTATTGCCACCCCTGGGCGGTTGATGCATGTGGCTGTGGAGATGAACTTGAAGCTACAGAGCGTGGAGTATGTGGTTTTTGATGAAGCGGACAG GCTCTTTGAAATGGGGTTTGCTGAGCAGCTACAGGAGATCATAAGCCGCCTTCCTGGGGGCCACCAGACGGTGCTGTTCTCAGCCACATTGCCCAAACTGCTGGTGGAATTTGCTCGGGCAG GTCTCACAGAGCCCGTGCTCATTCGTCTGGATGTGGACACCAAACTTAATGAGCAGCTCAAG ACCTCCTTCCTCCTTGTGCGTGAGGACACCAAGGCTGCCGTGCTTCTCTACCTGCTGCGCAACATCGTTCGACCCCAGGACCAGACAGTGGTGTTTGTTGCCACCAAGCACCACGCAGAGTACCTCATGGAG TTGCTGACGGGCCAGGGTGTGAGCTGTGCCCACATCTACAGTGCTCTGGACCAGACAGCCCGCAAGATCAACTTGGCGAAATTCATACACAACAAATGTTCGACCCTAATCGTGACTGACCTGGCCGCCCGGGGCCTGGACATCCCCCTGCTGGACAACGTCATCAACTACAGCTTCCCTGCCAAGGGCAAGCTCTTCCTGCATCGCGTGG GCCGTGTGGCCCGAGCTGGTCGAAGTGGCACAGCCTATTCCTTGGTGGCTCCAGATGAGGTCCCTTACCTGCTTGACCTGCACCTGTTTCTGGGCCGCTCTGTCACCCTCGCCCAGCCTCACCAGGAGTCCTCAG GTGCAGTTGGTGGAGATGGTGTGCTGGGCCGGGTGCCACAGAGTGTGGTGGATGATGAGGACAGCGGCCTACAGACTGCCCTGGAGGCGTCCCTGGAACTTCGGAGCCTGCACCGTGTGGCCGACAACGCCCAGCAGCAGTACGTGCGCTCACGTCCAGCGCCCTCACCCGAGTCCATCAAGAGAGCCAAGGAGCTGGACCTGGCAGGGCTGGGCTTGCACCCACTCTTCA GTTCCCGGTTTGAGGAGGGAGAACTGCAGCGCCTGCAGCTGGTGGACAGCATCAGGAACTATCGCACCCGCACG ACCATCTTTGAGATCAACGCCTCCAGCCGAGACCCGAGCAGCCAGATGATGCGTGCCAAGCGGCAGAGGGACAGAAAAGCTATCGCCAGCTTCCAGCAGGGGCGGCAAGAGAGGCAGGAGGGCCCGGCTGACCCAGTCCCCCAGAAGGAGCCGCctcagcaggaagaggaagaggaggacatgGCTGAGAATGTGGAG GATGTCTTCACAGAGGTTGTGGGCCAGAAGCGGCCAAAGCCGGGACCCAACCAAGGAGCCAAGAGGCGGAGGGAGGAGGCTCGTCAGCGAGACCAGGAGTTTTATGTCCCCTACCGGCCAAAGGATTTCGACAGTGAGCGGGG GCTGAGCGTTGGTGGGGCTGGAGGGGCCTTTGAACAGCAGGTGGCCAGTGCGGTCCTTGACCTGATGGGGGACGAGGCACAGAACATGACCCGAGGTCATCAGCAGCTCAGGTG GGACCGGAAGAAGAAGCGGTTTGTGGGGCAGTCAGGCCAGGAGGACAAGAAGAAGATCAAGACTGAGAGTGGCCGGTATATCAGCAGCTCCTACAAGCGTGACCT CTACCAGaagtggaagcagaagcagaaaatcGATGACCGGGACTCTGAGGAAGAAGGGCCATTCAGCCAGCGAGGCCCTGGGCCCCGCAGAGGTGGAAAGCGAGGGCACAGTCAAG